In Nocardioides sp. InS609-2, a single genomic region encodes these proteins:
- a CDS encoding DnaB-like helicase C-terminal domain-containing protein: protein MDPKLTALSDVLERVDGRLLDPENAAHVWPTGFPLLDEELGGGLREGTLNLLAGAQGEGKTTFALQVARSCAGSGRPVIFLSFELEAESLLQKIISSEAAEASTSSMPLSVRQVRAAFEGSDGVAGGLPERLGEHADGVAALTAVSDYASRLHIHRSTTTQTTLDVIAAAVKDVVALHGVPPLVVVDYLQKVRAPEHLTEEEQVTHVTERLKDLSIEFECPVIAISASDRAGLEPGTRMRARNMRGSTSLAYEADVVLILSNKADVVARHHLVYGANNGEHFKGWSVVTVEKNRSGRTGGEVEFRKHFECGRFVPEGQVVAEKLVDERVFTE from the coding sequence GTGGACCCGAAGCTGACCGCCCTGAGCGACGTACTCGAAAGAGTCGACGGACGCCTGCTCGACCCCGAGAACGCCGCGCACGTCTGGCCGACCGGGTTTCCGCTCCTCGACGAGGAGCTCGGCGGCGGTCTGAGGGAGGGCACGCTCAACCTGCTCGCCGGCGCCCAGGGCGAGGGCAAGACCACCTTCGCGCTGCAGGTCGCCCGCAGCTGCGCCGGCTCCGGACGCCCGGTCATCTTCTTGTCCTTCGAGCTCGAGGCCGAGTCCCTGCTCCAGAAGATCATCTCGTCCGAGGCAGCCGAGGCGTCGACCAGCTCGATGCCGCTCAGCGTCCGCCAGGTGCGCGCCGCCTTCGAGGGCTCCGACGGCGTCGCCGGTGGCCTCCCCGAGCGGCTGGGCGAGCACGCCGACGGCGTCGCTGCCCTGACGGCCGTCAGCGACTACGCCTCGCGGCTGCACATCCACCGCTCGACGACGACCCAGACGACCCTCGATGTGATCGCGGCGGCCGTGAAGGACGTGGTGGCCCTGCACGGCGTACCGCCCCTCGTGGTGGTCGACTACCTCCAGAAGGTGCGCGCCCCCGAGCACCTCACCGAGGAGGAGCAGGTCACCCACGTGACCGAGCGGCTGAAGGACCTCAGCATCGAGTTCGAGTGCCCCGTGATCGCGATCTCAGCGTCCGACCGGGCCGGCCTCGAGCCGGGCACGCGGATGCGGGCTCGCAACATGCGCGGCTCCACGTCCCTGGCCTACGAGGCCGACGTCGTACTCATCTTGAGCAACAAGGCAGATGTGGTCGCCCGCCACCACCTCGTGTACGGCGCCAACAACGGTGAGCACTTCAAGGGCTGGTCCGTCGTGACCGTCGAGAAGAACCGGTCCGGTCGCACCGGCGGTGAGGTGGAGTTCCGCAAGCACTTCGAGTGCGGCCGCTTCGTGCCCGAGGGCCAGGTCGTGGCCGAGAAGCTCGTCGACGAGCGGGTCTTCACCGAGTAG
- the rplJ gene encoding 50S ribosomal protein L10 has translation MARPDKTAAVAEIVESFNGAAGAVLTEYRGLTVKQLQELRRSLGENASYAVVKNTLAKIAAKDAGISGFDDLLTGPTAIAFISGDVVEAAKGLRDFAKANPALVIKGGVLDGNALDAAEVAKLADLESREVLMGKLAGAMLASLSQAVYLLNAPLSQAARLAGALQAKRAEESGQDSSESLAGGAGTPAEPAAEEAPALDEAAPAEEAAPTEDAAPAAEATDEAAESTDA, from the coding sequence ATGGCGCGGCCAGACAAGACTGCTGCCGTTGCGGAGATCGTTGAGTCGTTCAACGGTGCCGCCGGAGCTGTGCTGACCGAATACCGCGGTCTCACCGTGAAGCAGCTGCAGGAACTGCGGCGCTCCCTCGGCGAGAACGCCAGCTACGCCGTGGTCAAGAACACGCTCGCCAAGATTGCCGCCAAGGACGCGGGGATCTCCGGCTTCGATGACCTGCTCACCGGCCCCACCGCTATCGCCTTCATCAGTGGCGATGTGGTCGAGGCCGCCAAGGGTCTGCGTGACTTCGCCAAGGCAAACCCCGCCCTTGTCATCAAGGGTGGAGTCCTGGACGGCAACGCTCTCGACGCGGCAGAGGTGGCCAAGCTGGCCGACCTCGAGTCGCGTGAGGTGCTCATGGGCAAGCTCGCGGGCGCCATGCTCGCGTCGCTCTCCCAGGCCGTCTACCTGCTCAACGCCCCGCTCTCGCAGGCTGCCCGGCTCGCCGGCGCCCTGCAGGCGAAGCGTGCCGAAGAATCTGGGCAGGACTCCTCTGAATCCCTCGCAGGTGGTGCCGGTACGCCGGCAGAACCCGCTGCCGAGGAGGCCCCGGCGCTCGACGAGGCCGCTCCCGCAGAGGAGGCCGCTCCCACCGAGGATGCTGCCCCCGCCGCGGAGGCGACCGACGAGGCTGCCGAGTCCACCGACGCCTGA
- the rplL gene encoding 50S ribosomal protein L7/L12: MAKLSTDELLDAFKEMTLIELSEFVKQFEETFGVTAAAPVAVAAAPAAGGAAGGEAAAEQDEFDVILEAAGDKKINVIKEVRALTSLGLKEAKDLVESAPKEILEKVDKAAAQKAKEALEAAGATVTVK; the protein is encoded by the coding sequence ATGGCGAAGCTCAGCACTGACGAGCTCCTCGACGCGTTCAAGGAGATGACCCTCATCGAGCTCTCCGAGTTCGTGAAGCAGTTCGAGGAGACCTTCGGCGTGACCGCCGCTGCTCCCGTTGCCGTCGCCGCTGCCCCGGCCGCCGGTGGCGCTGCTGGTGGCGAAGCCGCCGCCGAGCAGGACGAGTTCGACGTGATCCTCGAAGCCGCTGGCGACAAGAAGATCAACGTCATCAAGGAGGTGCGCGCCCTCACTTCGCTCGGTCTGAAGGAGGCCAAGGACCTCGTTGAGTCGGCTCCGAAGGAGATCCTCGAGAAGGTCGACAAGGCCGCTGCTCAGAAGGCGAAGGAGGCCCTCGAGGCCGCCGGCGCCACCGTCACCGTCAAGTGA
- a CDS encoding methylenetetrahydrofolate reductase, with product MRNKRSAETMIRLLGNARYEVLPTASTEDKVLEHLPRERTITVTASPGKGLEATLDLAERLTGHGYAVVPHLAARMISGRTELGEIADRLTGKGITRVFVPGGDAEPAGDYQDALGVLEDLAALGRPFAHVGITGYPETHPKIADDLTVQSMWDKRRYATHIVSNLTFDPAVVRDWLHRLRARGVATPLLLGMPGPVDRTKLVAMAGRIGVGESTRFLVKHRGTLARLASPGGFTGERFLEKCAPALGEPGSLVEGLHVFTFNQIAETEAWRTDLLDRLRR from the coding sequence ATGCGCAACAAACGATCCGCCGAGACGATGATCCGTCTGCTCGGGAACGCCCGGTACGAAGTGCTGCCCACCGCGTCGACCGAGGACAAGGTGCTGGAGCACCTGCCGCGCGAGCGGACGATCACCGTGACGGCCTCTCCGGGCAAGGGCCTCGAGGCCACGCTCGACCTGGCCGAGCGGCTGACCGGGCACGGCTATGCCGTCGTACCCCACCTCGCGGCCCGGATGATCAGCGGCCGGACGGAGCTGGGCGAGATCGCGGACCGGCTCACGGGCAAGGGCATCACGCGCGTGTTCGTGCCCGGCGGCGATGCCGAGCCGGCCGGTGACTACCAGGACGCACTCGGCGTGCTGGAGGACCTCGCCGCGCTCGGGAGGCCGTTCGCGCACGTAGGGATCACCGGCTACCCGGAGACGCACCCGAAGATCGCCGACGACCTGACCGTGCAGTCGATGTGGGACAAGCGCCGCTACGCCACCCACATCGTCAGCAATCTGACCTTCGACCCCGCGGTGGTCCGCGACTGGCTGCACCGGCTGCGAGCCCGGGGGGTCGCCACGCCACTGCTGCTTGGCATGCCCGGCCCGGTGGACCGGACCAAGCTGGTCGCGATGGCGGGCCGGATCGGGGTCGGCGAGTCCACCCGGTTCCTGGTCAAGCACCGGGGCACCTTGGCCCGGTTGGCGTCGCCGGGTGGGTTCACCGGCGAGCGGTTCCTCGAGAAGTGCGCGCCGGCCCTCGGCGAGCCCGGCTCGCTGGTCGAGGGGCTGCACGTCTTCACGTTCAACCAGATCGCCGAGACCGAGGCCTGGCGGACCGACCTGCTGGACCGGCTCCGTCGATAG